A portion of the Corynebacterium heidelbergense genome contains these proteins:
- the dxs gene encoding 1-deoxy-D-xylulose-5-phosphate synthase, with protein MGILETISSPADIKQLDTPALEELAAEIRSFLIEKVSATGGHLGPNLGVVELTLAMHKVFDSPTDPLLFDTGHQSYVHKILTGRRELFDTLRQKDGLSGYPDRAESPHDWTESSHASAALSYADGLAKAFELGGQTHRHVVALVGDGALTGGMCWEALNNIATGKKRSVIVVVNDNGRSYSPTIGGMAENLAALRLQPVYDKVMESGKNTLGRMGWVGDRAFQLIHGLKEGVKHTVIPHEMFSDLGLKYIGPVDGHDVRQVENALRYAKDYGGPVIVHTMTRKGKGFDPAEQNEADQMHATGVIDPVTGEPIGTSKPGWTKVFSQHLIELANRDDNLVAITAAMAGPTGLTEFAEVHPSRTFDVGIAEQHALTSAAGLALGGYHPVVAVYSTFLNRAFDQTLMDVALLRLGVTIVLDRAGVTGSDGPSHNGMWDLSIMGIVPGIHIAAPRDGARLRRALTRCCAISEGPSVVRFPKGNVPADLPAVREEEDFDVLFEGPADTEATAGLQKDRPHVLVVNYGALTLQSQAAADAAVEQGYRATVVDPTWVLPCADSLVQLAAQADLVVTVEDNGEHGGAGSVLQRHLNAAGVDTPVRHIAIPQQFLAHASRSEVLAELDMDPDAVHERVREWCAQLRAS; from the coding sequence ATGGGAATCCTCGAGACCATTTCCTCACCCGCAGACATCAAGCAGCTGGACACCCCGGCGCTAGAGGAGCTCGCGGCTGAAATTCGTTCCTTCCTCATCGAAAAAGTTTCCGCGACGGGTGGCCACCTTGGGCCCAACCTCGGTGTGGTGGAGCTGACCCTGGCGATGCACAAGGTTTTCGACAGTCCCACAGACCCGCTGCTGTTCGATACCGGCCACCAGAGCTACGTTCACAAAATCCTCACCGGTCGGCGCGAGCTGTTCGACACGCTCCGCCAAAAAGACGGCCTGTCCGGGTACCCGGATCGGGCGGAAAGCCCCCACGACTGGACCGAGTCTTCCCATGCCTCCGCCGCGCTGTCCTACGCGGACGGCTTGGCGAAGGCCTTTGAGCTTGGCGGTCAGACACACCGCCACGTCGTTGCGCTCGTCGGCGATGGTGCCCTGACCGGGGGCATGTGTTGGGAGGCGTTGAACAACATCGCCACGGGGAAGAAGCGCTCCGTCATCGTCGTGGTCAACGACAACGGGCGGTCCTACTCTCCGACCATCGGGGGAATGGCGGAAAATCTAGCCGCCCTGCGCCTGCAGCCGGTGTACGACAAGGTCATGGAGTCCGGGAAAAACACCCTGGGGCGCATGGGCTGGGTGGGGGATCGGGCCTTTCAGCTGATTCACGGGTTGAAGGAGGGGGTCAAGCACACCGTCATCCCCCACGAAATGTTCTCCGACCTGGGGTTGAAGTACATCGGCCCCGTGGATGGGCACGACGTGCGGCAGGTCGAAAACGCCCTCCGATACGCCAAGGACTACGGCGGCCCCGTCATTGTCCACACCATGACCCGCAAGGGTAAGGGATTCGACCCGGCCGAGCAGAACGAGGCCGACCAGATGCACGCCACCGGTGTGATCGACCCAGTCACGGGCGAGCCCATCGGCACCTCCAAACCCGGGTGGACGAAGGTTTTCTCCCAGCACCTCATCGAGCTGGCGAACAGGGATGACAACCTTGTTGCGATCACCGCTGCGATGGCGGGACCCACCGGGCTCACCGAGTTCGCCGAGGTGCACCCCAGCCGTACCTTCGACGTGGGGATCGCCGAACAGCACGCGCTAACCAGTGCTGCAGGCCTTGCCCTCGGCGGTTACCACCCCGTCGTCGCCGTCTACTCGACCTTCCTCAACCGGGCCTTCGACCAGACCCTCATGGACGTAGCGCTGCTCCGGCTGGGCGTCACCATCGTTTTGGACCGCGCTGGGGTCACCGGGTCCGATGGGCCCAGCCACAACGGCATGTGGGACCTGTCCATCATGGGCATCGTGCCCGGCATCCACATCGCCGCGCCCCGCGACGGGGCCCGGCTGCGCCGCGCGCTGACGCGCTGCTGCGCCATCTCCGAGGGCCCCTCCGTCGTGCGTTTCCCCAAGGGCAACGTGCCCGCCGACCTCCCCGCCGTGCGAGAGGAGGAGGACTTCGACGTGCTCTTCGAGGGACCCGCCGACACCGAAGCGACGGCAGGGCTTCAGAAAGACCGCCCCCACGTGCTCGTCGTCAACTACGGGGCCTTGACCCTGCAATCCCAGGCCGCGGCCGATGCCGCAGTGGAGCAGGGCTACCGGGCCACGGTGGTGGACCCAACCTGGGTTCTGCCTTGCGCGGACTCCCTGGTCCAGCTCGCGGCGCAGGCAGATCTGGTGGTGACAGTGGAGGACAACGGGGAGCACGGCGGGGCCGGTAGTGTCCTCCAGCGCCACCTCAACGCCGCTGGCGTGGATACCCCGGTACGCCACATCGCCATCCCCCAGCAGTTCCTCGCCCACGCCTCCCGCAGCGAAGTACTCGCGGAGCTGGATATGGACCCGGATGCCGTGCACGAGCGCGTCCGCGAATGGTGCGCGCAACTGCGCGCAAGCTAG
- a CDS encoding DUF3000 domain-containing protein, producing MVSRDHETTQSPAPDYFADAVKSMTDTAVRPGIELSNIRPPRNLAPLSHAIGLEVQRGHGGAEVVRAVPEFSDPDAGGDAFGRLILLHDPQGEDQWDGAKMRLVAYIQADMDASVAGDPLLPDVAWDWLTEELEGPAVAHTDLGGTVTSTASVRYGQIGGPPRAFQLEMRASWTATGTDLSGHVQAFARVLAKVAGLPPEGVATLSSSGARGSRVPRATGS from the coding sequence ATCGTGAGCCGAGACCACGAGACTACCCAGTCCCCCGCACCGGATTACTTCGCCGACGCGGTGAAGAGCATGACGGACACCGCCGTGAGACCCGGGATCGAACTCTCCAACATCCGACCACCCCGCAACCTCGCCCCACTGAGCCACGCCATCGGTCTGGAGGTCCAGCGCGGCCACGGCGGCGCTGAGGTCGTGAGGGCGGTTCCGGAGTTTTCCGATCCGGACGCCGGGGGCGACGCGTTCGGTCGACTGATCCTCTTACACGACCCCCAGGGCGAGGACCAGTGGGACGGGGCAAAGATGCGCCTCGTGGCCTACATCCAAGCGGACATGGACGCCTCCGTGGCCGGGGACCCCCTGCTCCCGGATGTCGCCTGGGATTGGCTGACCGAGGAGCTGGAGGGCCCCGCCGTGGCCCACACGGACCTAGGCGGCACCGTCACCTCTACGGCCTCCGTACGCTACGGGCAGATCGGCGGTCCCCCCCGGGCTTTCCAGCTAGAGATGCGGGCGAGCTGGACCGCCACCGGCACGGATCTTTCCGGTCACGTCCAGGCCTTCGCCCGCGTGCTCGCCAAGGTGGCGGGACTGCCCCCAGAAGGAGTCGCCACGCTCTCCTCATCAGGAGCACGCGGAAGCCGGGTCCCGCGGGCCACGGGCAGCTAG
- a CDS encoding HRDC domain-containing protein translates to MDFRLVSTPDQLAHAGAQLLDLGSGPLAVDTERAGTYRYNDRAFLIQVRRAGAGTFLIDPVDHPREVRALGARLAPIPWLLHAGQTDLPSLVEVGWTPTSFLDTQLAAALLGHRQLGLAGLVQWYTGTVLTKNRGQEDWSRRPLPEQWLRYAALDVEYLLPLHDILADQLQRANRWEWYLQECNHALHTHGHGLPEPQWQRMKGLSSLRSARSRAIARALFETRTRLARQADLPPEAVLHSKDIAYIAARPAESRERLREVLSRLSAQVGPPRLRQRNGRRRALLRRHGEELRRALATALTLPDDELPSFTGATPIAGTPAPDQQHGYPDIRTWDRDYPEAARCYTALTESLGHCAEHLDLDPALLLSTKDRRGIAWRWGQQWSAQTGPDAAWPAQSADPIGDVEELLGVLAQQRGVRPWQIDLILDATIPSVLA, encoded by the coding sequence ATGGACTTCCGCCTCGTCTCCACCCCCGACCAACTGGCCCACGCGGGGGCGCAACTCCTCGACCTAGGGTCCGGGCCGCTGGCCGTGGATACCGAGCGCGCCGGAACCTACCGCTACAACGACCGCGCCTTCCTCATCCAGGTCCGCCGGGCCGGGGCGGGGACGTTCCTCATCGACCCGGTGGACCACCCCCGCGAGGTCCGCGCGCTCGGGGCCCGGCTCGCCCCCATCCCATGGCTGCTTCACGCGGGGCAGACGGACCTGCCCAGCCTGGTGGAGGTCGGCTGGACCCCCACCAGCTTCCTGGACACTCAGCTTGCCGCGGCGCTGCTCGGGCACCGGCAGCTAGGACTGGCCGGCCTCGTTCAGTGGTACACGGGCACCGTCTTGACCAAGAACCGCGGCCAAGAGGACTGGTCGCGCCGCCCCCTGCCCGAACAGTGGCTGCGCTACGCCGCGCTGGACGTGGAATACCTGCTGCCGCTCCACGACATCCTGGCCGACCAGCTCCAGCGGGCCAACCGCTGGGAGTGGTACCTCCAGGAGTGCAACCACGCGCTGCACACCCACGGCCACGGTTTGCCGGAGCCGCAGTGGCAGCGGATGAAGGGGTTATCCTCCCTCCGATCTGCGCGATCCCGGGCAATCGCCCGCGCGTTGTTCGAGACCCGCACGCGGCTGGCCCGGCAGGCGGATCTTCCCCCGGAGGCGGTGTTGCACAGCAAGGACATCGCATACATCGCGGCCCGCCCAGCCGAAAGCCGCGAACGGCTGCGGGAGGTCCTGTCCCGCCTTTCGGCCCAGGTGGGTCCCCCCAGACTCCGGCAGCGCAACGGCCGCCGGCGGGCCCTGCTCCGCCGCCACGGCGAGGAACTGCGACGGGCCCTGGCGACGGCGCTGACCCTCCCCGACGACGAGCTGCCGTCCTTCACCGGCGCCACCCCCATCGCCGGTACCCCTGCCCCGGACCAACAACATGGCTATCCCGATATCCGCACGTGGGATCGCGACTACCCGGAAGCCGCCCGCTGCTATACCGCGCTCACCGAATCCCTCGGGCACTGCGCTGAGCACCTAGACCTCGATCCGGCCCTACTTCTCAGCACCAAGGATCGGCGCGGGATCGCCTGGAGGTGGGGTCAGCAGTGGTCCGCCCAAACTGGCCCCGACGCCGCGTGGCCCGCGCAGTCCGCAGATCCGATCGGGGACGTGGAGGAGCTGCTCGGCGTCCTAGCGCAACAGCGCGGTGTGCGTCCCTGGCAGATCGATCTTATTCTGGACGCCACCATCCCTAGCGTTTTGGCCTAG